The genomic region GGCGCCACACTGACCATCAAGGGCGACGGCGGAGACACCACCGCCCATTGCGCCGCCGCCGGCAAGATTTACGTCGCCGGCCGGGTCGGCACCCGCTCCGGGTCGCTGATGAAGCACGACCCCGCCTACGAGCCCCCCGAGTTCTGGGTGATGAAGAACACCGGGTCCTTCTCTTTCGAGTTCGCCGGCGGCGGCATCGCCGTGGTCTGCGGCTACGGCTGCGAGGACCTCTACTCGATCCTCGGCGACCGTAGCTGCATGGGCATGGTCGGCGGCACCATCTACGTGCGCGGCCCGGTCAAGGGGCTGTCCGAGGACGTCTGGCTGCTCGACCTCGACGACGCCGACCGTCAATTTCTCCGGGCCGGCATGCCCGTCTTCCTCGACAAGGTCGACCGCACGCAGCTGCTGGAGACGCTGACCGACTTTTCCCAGTGGAAGAAGGTCGTCGCCAAGACCTACGAGGAGCGCAGGGTCCACAGCCGCATCACCATGCGCGAGTACCGTCTCGACAAGTGGGTCGAGGGGAGCATCTTCGGCGACGTCGTCCAGGACGACTACGACCAGATCGCCGGCCTGGTCAACGCCGGCGACGACCGGCTCAAGGTGCCGCACTGGCAGGACAAGCGTTACGGCGCCCCCTGCCAGGTTTCCTGCCCGAGCGCCATCCAGACCCAGGACCGGATCAACCTGCTGCGCCAGGGCAAGACGCAGGAGGCCCTCGAACTGGTGCTGCAGTATTCCCCCTTCCCCGGCTCGGTCTGCGGCGAGGTCTGTCCCAACCTGTGCATGGACGCCTGCACCCGCCAATACCTCGACCACCCCGTGGCCATGAAGGAACTCGGCAAGCTCTCCCTCGATGCCGCCTCGCCCAAGGCGAAAAAAGCCACAGGCAAGAAGGTGGCCGTGGTCGGCGGCGGCCCCGGCGGCCTGTCGGCGGCCTGGCAGTTGCGCCTGCTCGGCCACCAGGTAACCGTCTACGAGGCCGACAAGGAGGTCGGCGGCAAGCTGATGCAGGTCATCCCCGACGAACGCCTGCCCCGGGAGCTCCTCAAGACCGAGATCGCCCGCATCCGCAAGATGGGCGTCGACATCAAGACCGAAACCCCGGTCGACGCGCCCCTGTTCGAAACCATCCGCGAGCAAAGCGACGCCGTGGTCATCGCCAGCGGCGCCCACAACCCGGTGGTCATCCCCTTCCCGGGACACGAGCGGATGGTCAAAGGGCTCTATTTCCTCAAGGAGATCAACTCCGGCAAGCGCCCCTCCGTCGGCGAGAAGGTCGTCGTCCTCGGCGCCGGCAACGCCGGCATGGACGTCTGCCTCGGCGCCTACGCAATGGGCGCCAAGCAGGTCACGGCGGTCGACATCCAGCGTCCCGCCGCCTACAAGCACGAGATCGACCATGTCAAGGCCCTCGGCGGCGAAATCCGCTGGCCCGTCTTCACCGAGAAGATCACCGACAAGGGACTGGTCACCAAGGACGGCGAGCTGATCGCGGCCGACACCGTCATCATCGCCATCGGCGAGCGCCCCGACCTCTCCTACGTCCCCCGCGAGTGGCTTTCCGACAAGGGGATGATGGACGTCGACGCCTGCCGCCAGGTGACCGGAGCCCCCGGCGTCTTCGCCATCGGCGACACCATCCAGCCCGGCCTTCTAACCCACGCCATCGGCAACGGCCGGGAGGTCGCCGAGCATATCGACACCTTCCTCTCCGGGGCCGAACTGGTGCCCCGGAAAAAACTCGAAACCATCCCCCAGAGCTGCCTCAGCAAGGAGCTCTTCAAGCCCCAGAACCGCGGCCGCTTCTGCGTCGTCGACGCCAAAACGGAGACCAACCGCTGCCTCTCCTGCGGCACCTGCCGCGACTGCTCCATGTGCCTGGAGGCCTGCCCCGAGGGGGCGATCCGGCGGGTGGAGAAGGATGGGGGAGAGTACGAATACGTCTCCGACGACCACCTCTGCATCGGCTGCGGCATCTGCTCCGGCATCTGCCCCTGCGGAATATGGGCCATGGAGCTGGTGGTGTAGGACAGCCCAACACCATTCTTGACACAAAAAGGCGGGACCGATCGGTCCCGCCTTTTTGTTTGTTCAGACTCGGAAAATTCGAGGGGGGGCGATCAGAGAGACCTTTCGACCGCGGTCGAGGAAGGGGCATCCACCCCCTTCAGTCCGACCGCCGCCCGCAGGCGAAAGGGGCTGGAATCGGAGCAGTGGGGATCGTGGCAGGACAGGCAATCGGAGGCGACGGCCGTGTGCTTGGTGGCGTACTCCTGGCCGTGGCAGGACTGGCAGAGCCTGGCCGACTTCAGCCGGAACTCTCCCCCCGTGCTCTTGGTGCATCCCGGCCCGGCCTGCTCATGGCACACCCTGCAGTTGCCCCCCACAACCGCCTCCGCCGCCACCGGCCCGTGGGGAAACCGGGCCCCCGAGAGGGTCGCATGACAGTTTCCCGAGAGGCACGATCGGGCATGACCTTCATGGGAACATAGAAAAACAAGGGAAAAAAGAAACAACCAAAGTGCCGCATTGCCGTTCGACTTCATCGATTCCCTCCCGGAATGAAACAAACAAAAGCGAGCACGACTATACACTATTTTATTGGAGGCCACAAATGGGGTTACTCTTATATCTTAAAATTGCGATGCAGCGGAGGGAACGGGGCCCAAAAGGGAAAGAGGAACCCAAAAGCCGTAAGACGGCCAAGAGCCCCACATTTATATTTCATGCGCCCCCCCGGCATTGAAGACGCCCCAGGAGGAAAGATCCCGGCGCCCGGCATTTTCCCAAAGACCGAAAAAAGGCAGGCTCGCCTCCGACCTGCCTTCAGCTTCACCCTTTGTCAGCCCCACGTAATTACGTTGGGATACCGCTGAGCCAGACCCCGTTGCGCCCCTTTTCCTTGGCGGTGTACATGGCCATGTCGGCCCTTTGCAGCAGCACCGCGGGATCCTCACCGTGGAGGGGGAACAGGGCGATGCCGACCGCCCCCGAAACGCGGGCCTCCTGGCCGCTCACCTCGAAGGGGCGCGAAAGCTGCTGAAGGATTCTGCGGCAGGCCTCCTCGACCGCCTCCTCTTCGGCGGCCTCGGCGAGGAGCACCGTGAACTCGT from Desulfuromonas sp. harbors:
- a CDS encoding cytochrome c3 family protein — encoded protein: MGGNCRVCHEQAGPGCTKSTGGEFRLKSARLCQSCHGQEYATKHTAVASDCLSCHDPHCSDSSPFRLRAAVGLKGVDAPSSTAVERSL
- a CDS encoding FAD-dependent oxidoreductase, with amino-acid sequence MPAQIIGFEDNKRISTQKLLQQIYAALEEGQTEFEVLSSGHHNIGGPLWTEDGTPLRFTVRNPGQRVGSFGLDGTEIVVEGPAPADAGWLNAGATLTIKGDGGDTTAHCAAAGKIYVAGRVGTRSGSLMKHDPAYEPPEFWVMKNTGSFSFEFAGGGIAVVCGYGCEDLYSILGDRSCMGMVGGTIYVRGPVKGLSEDVWLLDLDDADRQFLRAGMPVFLDKVDRTQLLETLTDFSQWKKVVAKTYEERRVHSRITMREYRLDKWVEGSIFGDVVQDDYDQIAGLVNAGDDRLKVPHWQDKRYGAPCQVSCPSAIQTQDRINLLRQGKTQEALELVLQYSPFPGSVCGEVCPNLCMDACTRQYLDHPVAMKELGKLSLDAASPKAKKATGKKVAVVGGGPGGLSAAWQLRLLGHQVTVYEADKEVGGKLMQVIPDERLPRELLKTEIARIRKMGVDIKTETPVDAPLFETIREQSDAVVIASGAHNPVVIPFPGHERMVKGLYFLKEINSGKRPSVGEKVVVLGAGNAGMDVCLGAYAMGAKQVTAVDIQRPAAYKHEIDHVKALGGEIRWPVFTEKITDKGLVTKDGELIAADTVIIAIGERPDLSYVPREWLSDKGMMDVDACRQVTGAPGVFAIGDTIQPGLLTHAIGNGREVAEHIDTFLSGAELVPRKKLETIPQSCLSKELFKPQNRGRFCVVDAKTETNRCLSCGTCRDCSMCLEACPEGAIRRVEKDGGEYEYVSDDHLCIGCGICSGICPCGIWAMELVV